The Mauremys reevesii isolate NIE-2019 linkage group 1, ASM1616193v1, whole genome shotgun sequence genome has a segment encoding these proteins:
- the LOC120395480 gene encoding olfactory receptor 52E4-like, protein MSDSNATDFTNPSTFILMGIPGLEAAHVWISIPFCTMYTIAILGNFTILFIVKIEPSLHEPMYYFLCMLAVTDLVLSTSILPKTLSIFWFNSREIDFSACLTQMYFIHCFLAMESGIFVAMALDRYVAICDPLRYSAILTNPMMAKISLAVVLRGCMLLLPGPFLASFLPYCRTNIIPHTHCEHMAVVKLACADIHVTSYYGLFVLFFVTGLDVFFITVSYSQILRAIFNLPMKDTRLKTFATCSSHLCAILAFYIPVLFSFLTQRFGQNMSLYFHVLMANMYILVPPMLNPIIYGVRTRQIRDRLLRLFSHKGT, encoded by the coding sequence atgtcagattccaacgcaactgacttcaccaacccctccaccttcatcctgatgggcattcctggcctggaagctgcccatgtctggatctccatccccttctgcaccatgtacaccatagccatcttggggaactttacaatcctgttcattgtgaagatAGAAccgagcctccatgagcccatgtactatttcctctgcatgctggccgtcaccgacctggtcctgtctacaTCCATCCTGCCCAAGACACTGAGCATCTTTTGGTTCAATTCTAGGGAAAtagatttcagtgcctgcctcactcagatgtacttcattcactgcttcctagcgatggagtctgggatctttGTAGCCATGGCTTTGGATCGTTACGTTGCAATCTGTGATCCCCTGAGATATTCTGCTATCCTGACAAACCCCATGATGGCCAAGATCAGCCTGGCTGTTGTGCTGCGTGGCTGCATGCTCCTGTTGCCTGGTCCATTCCTGGCAAGTTTCttgccatattgcagaaccaacatcatcccccacacacactgtgagcacatggctgtggtgaagctggcctgcgccgatATCCATGTCACTAGTTACTATGGCCTCTTTGTGTTATTCTTTGTGACTggtctggatgtgttttttatcacTGTGTCCTATAgtcagatcctcagggccatcttcaacCTCCCCATGAAGGACACCCGGCTTAAGACATTTgcgacctgcagctcccacctttgTGCCATattagccttttacatcccagttctcttctccttcctcactcagCGGTTTGGCCAAAATATGTCCCTGTATTTCCATGTTCTCATGGCCAACATGTACatcctggtgccccccatgctaaaccccattATCTATGGAGTGAGGACCagacagatccgggacaggctgctccgtCTCTTTTctcataaagggacctaa